In Dyadobacter sp. CECT 9275, the following proteins share a genomic window:
- a CDS encoding Gfo/Idh/MocA family protein, with amino-acid sequence MSQKINIAIVGLGFGAEFIPIYQKHPNANMYAICQRTESKLNETGDKYGIDVRYTSYDDLLNDPNVDAVHINSPIPNHAEQTLKALRAGKHVACTVPMATSVEDCIEIVKTTRETGKKYMMMETVVYAREFLFVKELYEKGELGKVQFLKASHQQEMEGWPDYWPGLPPMHYATHCVGPVAGLLRLEAEYVSCFGSGTISEDLVKIHNSPFAVESAHIKFKDSDLSAYVYRSLFDTARQYRESFEVYGSKKSFEWPLIEGEDPVIHTAKKPEHEIPERVKTPDFAHYLPEEIRQFTGHGVYNLDDNAHLSFVQGGGHGGSHPHLAHEFISALLEDREPFPNAWQSANWTSVGILAHESALQGGAIIQIPDFKSL; translated from the coding sequence ATGTCTCAGAAAATTAACATTGCGATCGTCGGGCTCGGCTTTGGAGCAGAATTCATTCCAATATATCAAAAACATCCCAATGCCAACATGTACGCCATTTGCCAGCGAACGGAATCCAAGCTCAACGAAACTGGTGATAAGTATGGAATCGACGTCAGGTATACGAGTTATGACGACCTGCTGAATGACCCCAACGTGGATGCGGTACATATTAACTCCCCCATTCCAAACCATGCAGAGCAAACCCTGAAAGCATTACGTGCCGGAAAACATGTGGCCTGCACAGTACCCATGGCCACCAGTGTTGAGGATTGTATCGAGATCGTGAAAACGACACGCGAAACAGGGAAGAAATACATGATGATGGAAACGGTGGTATACGCCCGTGAATTCCTGTTCGTAAAAGAACTATATGAAAAAGGCGAATTGGGTAAAGTTCAGTTTTTGAAAGCAAGCCACCAGCAGGAAATGGAAGGCTGGCCGGATTACTGGCCGGGCCTGCCTCCGATGCATTATGCAACTCACTGCGTGGGGCCTGTTGCCGGCTTGCTCAGGCTGGAAGCAGAATATGTTTCCTGTTTCGGGTCAGGCACCATCAGCGAAGATCTGGTGAAAATACATAACTCCCCTTTTGCTGTGGAATCTGCTCATATCAAATTCAAAGACAGTGACTTATCCGCCTATGTTTATCGTTCCCTTTTTGATACGGCTCGCCAGTATCGTGAAAGTTTTGAGGTTTACGGAAGTAAAAAATCATTTGAATGGCCGCTTATTGAAGGCGAAGATCCGGTGATCCATACGGCCAAAAAACCCGAACATGAAATTCCGGAGCGTGTAAAGACTCCCGATTTCGCACATTATCTGCCCGAGGAAATCCGCCAGTTTACAGGGCACGGGGTATATAATCTGGATGATAACGCCCACCTTTCCTTTGTACAGGGTGGAGGACATGGAGGGTCTCACCCGCATCTTGCGCATGAGTTCATCAGCGCCTTGCTGGAAGACCGTGAGCCTTTCCCAAATGCGTGGCAGTCGGCCAACTGGACCAGCGTTGGTATTTTAGCTCACGAGTCAGCACTACAGGGAGGCGCCATCATCCAGATTCCTGACTTCAAAAGCCTTTAG
- a CDS encoding GNAT family N-acetyltransferase, with amino-acid sequence MNRTESYETIRAATPDDAPEVAALMILSMGHIAGIFANSDRYEDAIPFFETFFRDDNNQYSYANTLVYEDETGLAGSITGYDGARLHELREPILNELWKTQPGFSPGDETETGEYYLDCISVKPDRQGKGIGKKLISAFCGHAAALGFERVGLIVDQANPDARRLYAGQGFEWMGERDFMGHRYDHLVKILTKNV; translated from the coding sequence ATGAATAGGACGGAATCATACGAAACGATACGCGCCGCAACACCCGACGACGCCCCGGAAGTGGCCGCTCTTATGATCCTTTCCATGGGGCACATTGCCGGAATTTTTGCCAACTCTGACAGGTATGAAGATGCTATCCCTTTTTTTGAAACCTTTTTCAGGGATGATAATAATCAGTATAGCTACGCTAATACCTTGGTTTACGAAGACGAAACCGGCCTGGCCGGTTCCATAACAGGTTATGACGGTGCTCGCCTGCATGAACTCAGGGAGCCCATTCTGAATGAACTGTGGAAAACACAGCCGGGATTTAGCCCTGGCGATGAAACAGAAACGGGAGAGTATTACCTTGATTGCATCAGTGTGAAACCGGACCGGCAAGGAAAGGGGATAGGTAAAAAATTGATCTCTGCATTCTGCGGGCATGCGGCGGCTTTGGGATTCGAAAGAGTTGGCCTGATCGTCGATCAGGCAAATCCAGACGCCAGAAGGCTCTATGCAGGACAAGGTTTTGAATGGATGGGGGAGAGGGATTTCATGGGGCATCGGTATGATCATCTCGTGAAAATCCTGACGAAAAATGTATAA
- a CDS encoding glycoside hydrolase family 125 protein — protein MIQRREFIKAGTLAAAGIAMSKGAFSQGNVAGFPVVRTPLEQRSFTSPAVETTIARMKKVIKDPEIAWLFENCFPNTIDTTVHFKTTDGKPDTFVITGDIDAMWLRDSSAQVWPYLALLKEDSKLKDMVAGLIHRQTKCILIDPYANAFYDRPKESEWTKDITDMKPMLHERKWELDSLCYTIRLAYHYWKITGDTSVFDAEWEKAAGLILQTCKEQQRKNGPGPYKFGRVTAWSTDTVPGNGYGNPIKPVGLIASTFRPSDDAAVYPFFIPSNFFAVVSFRQIAEILEKTGKDSTLASDFKALAQEVETALKKYAIYPHPVFGKIYAFEVDGFGNYLLMDDAGIPGLISMPYLGAVPVTDPVYINTRKFILSDSNPYFFKGKAGEGLGSPHTLIDQIWPMGIIARAITSTDDKEIADQLKLLKSTHNHTGFMHESFDKNDQSKFTRKWFAWVNTLFGEMILKLEKERPHLLAKVY, from the coding sequence ATGATACAACGCCGAGAATTTATAAAAGCAGGAACACTGGCTGCCGCCGGAATAGCGATGTCCAAAGGGGCGTTTTCGCAAGGTAATGTTGCTGGTTTTCCAGTGGTAAGAACCCCGCTGGAGCAACGCAGTTTTACAAGCCCGGCGGTGGAAACAACCATCGCCCGAATGAAAAAGGTGATCAAGGACCCGGAAATTGCCTGGCTTTTTGAAAACTGCTTTCCCAATACAATTGATACGACCGTCCATTTCAAAACCACCGACGGGAAACCGGATACCTTCGTGATCACCGGAGATATAGACGCCATGTGGCTGCGCGACAGCTCTGCGCAGGTATGGCCGTACCTGGCGTTGCTCAAGGAGGATAGCAAGCTGAAAGACATGGTCGCTGGACTGATACACCGGCAAACAAAGTGTATCCTGATTGATCCTTATGCCAATGCATTTTATGATCGCCCCAAAGAAAGCGAGTGGACCAAGGATATTACAGACATGAAACCGATGCTGCATGAGCGGAAGTGGGAACTGGACTCGCTGTGTTACACCATCCGCCTGGCCTATCATTACTGGAAAATTACAGGGGATACTTCTGTTTTTGATGCCGAATGGGAAAAGGCAGCCGGACTCATCCTCCAGACTTGTAAAGAACAGCAGCGTAAGAATGGCCCCGGACCCTATAAATTCGGGAGGGTAACTGCCTGGTCCACGGATACGGTACCGGGTAATGGTTATGGGAATCCTATCAAGCCGGTTGGGCTGATTGCCAGTACCTTCCGGCCCTCGGACGATGCCGCGGTATATCCCTTTTTTATTCCCTCCAATTTTTTTGCGGTAGTATCCTTCCGTCAGATTGCCGAGATACTGGAGAAAACAGGAAAGGACTCAACACTTGCTTCGGATTTTAAGGCGCTTGCGCAGGAAGTAGAAACAGCGTTGAAGAAATATGCGATATACCCGCACCCGGTTTTTGGGAAGATATACGCCTTTGAAGTAGATGGTTTCGGTAATTACCTGCTCATGGACGATGCCGGAATTCCTGGACTCATCAGCATGCCTTATCTCGGAGCGGTTCCGGTGACGGATCCTGTTTATATTAACACGCGCAAATTTATCCTGAGTGATTCAAATCCCTATTTTTTCAAAGGAAAAGCAGGAGAGGGGCTGGGCAGTCCGCATACCCTGATCGATCAGATCTGGCCGATGGGAATTATTGCCAGAGCCATTACCTCGACCGACGATAAGGAAATAGCGGATCAGTTAAAACTTCTTAAAAGTACGCACAATCATACCGGATTTATGCATGAATCATTTGATAAAAATGATCAGTCCAAATTTACCCGGAAATGGTTTGCCTGGGTGAATACGTTATTCGGTGAGATGATATTAAAACTGGAAAAGGAGCGGCCACATTTGCTGGCGAAGGTTTATTAG
- a CDS encoding PepSY-associated TM helix domain-containing protein, with amino-acid sequence MKKTLKTIASQLHLWLGVTSGLVVFIVAITGAILVFEEELEPLLYPSLYKVRQEEGEKRLSLDQLIHTVKARYPDHQLTRIFIEPDGHRTIITNLKRNKKDKHPLAVAINPYTGIITAEREEQSAFFPVVLQLHRYLCMGETGKVITGISCVTFLLVMLTGLLLWWPNRKNRKHRFRIKWRASFKRLNWDLHAVAGFYVLPFIFVIALTGLVWSYKWVNNLIYLTFDGMPPQKREAPINLSSGLPADSHFERIFSETNLLLPHEGKVTFTMPESDSLAITVSKSDDEAMISNVVSFLYFDKNNGSLISERLYENETKGFKARRVVFPIHTGSLLGWPTKLLALLAALVAATLPATGLLIWWGKRKKRKRNAEKLSVTGARNTTRPHVRPEMSLKKTV; translated from the coding sequence GTGAAAAAAACGCTGAAAACTATTGCTTCACAACTGCACTTATGGCTGGGGGTTACCTCCGGCCTTGTGGTTTTTATCGTAGCCATCACAGGAGCTATACTGGTTTTCGAAGAGGAACTTGAGCCTTTGCTATACCCCTCCCTGTACAAAGTCCGGCAGGAGGAAGGTGAAAAGCGGCTTTCCCTGGATCAGCTTATACATACGGTCAAAGCACGCTATCCGGACCATCAGCTCACACGCATTTTCATAGAACCAGACGGACACCGGACCATTATTACAAACCTGAAAAGAAATAAAAAGGATAAGCATCCCCTGGCCGTAGCGATCAATCCTTACACCGGAATAATTACCGCTGAAAGAGAGGAACAATCGGCTTTTTTCCCCGTGGTGCTGCAACTTCACAGATACCTCTGCATGGGAGAAACCGGCAAAGTGATCACCGGTATTTCATGTGTCACGTTTTTATTGGTCATGCTCACAGGCCTCCTGCTGTGGTGGCCAAATCGTAAAAATCGTAAGCATCGGTTCAGGATTAAGTGGAGGGCATCGTTCAAAAGACTGAACTGGGATCTGCACGCCGTTGCAGGCTTTTATGTTTTGCCTTTCATTTTTGTCATTGCCCTGACAGGCCTTGTCTGGAGCTACAAATGGGTTAACAACCTCATATACCTGACATTCGATGGAATGCCTCCGCAAAAAAGAGAGGCGCCCATCAACCTTTCATCCGGCCTCCCCGCAGATTCACACTTTGAAAGAATATTTTCGGAAACCAACCTTTTGTTACCGCATGAGGGGAAAGTAACCTTCACCATGCCCGAGTCTGATAGTTTGGCTATAACGGTATCTAAAAGTGACGATGAAGCGATGATAAGCAACGTAGTCAGTTTTCTTTATTTTGATAAAAACAATGGATCACTGATCTCCGAGCGGCTTTATGAAAATGAGACCAAAGGCTTTAAGGCAAGAAGAGTGGTATTCCCGATACACACTGGCAGTCTGCTGGGCTGGCCAACCAAGCTTCTTGCGCTTCTGGCGGCGCTTGTCGCTGCCACACTTCCGGCAACAGGCCTTTTGATCTGGTGGGGTAAAAGGAAGAAGCGTAAAAGGAACGCCGAAAAATTATCTGTCACGGGCGCAAGAAACACAACCAGGCCACACGTGAGACCGGAAATGAGCTTAAAGAAAACAGTATAA
- a CDS encoding TonB-dependent receptor has protein sequence MKIYLSLVILLLSFTKLYAQTGRISGRVVNASGAAEESVNIILKGTGKGTLTSANGDFEFSALPAGTYHLLGTGIGIKQIEKKISLQDGETVTLELTSTEGVQELQTVEITGRKETTYKNDLSFIASKTATPIKDVPQAISYITKEVMRDQGTFLMGDAVKNMSGVNQFTFYDDLTIRGFRMNGGSTTQLVNGLRTFSGFWKQPPVNYLERVEVIKGAASALYGNTSPGGTINRVTKKPLTTAQKSLTFTTGSFNTLRTLADFTGPMNESKTLLYRLNLGYVNAQGFRNLQFDKNIIVAPSVSFLPTEKTRINFDLVYNRSNSRLDRGQSVKGNDLYSSSISTSLNAVNDYLNEETYLITTSLNHQFTQHTSFNIAYLRTGYSEDLLEHRSSNVNAVDSAGKALENLVARQVFIRKTKSFMDNVSLFFNHNFNTGIAEHKLVAGYDYIQSFTPKGSGQQTANGYLLKSGGAAAYNAKTPERYQFYNYTENGVTYSIPKPNIPHYDLTLQNNNMEDPSKYIFNVTANAATTPVFYKLHGLYLQEQLKINRLQILLGLRLDTYVDKKGYTTNTETNVTQHALLPRIGAVYSLSNHINIYGTYTKGYNPQDATVQSDPLSGGPFDPIRSSLGEAGLKTEWFDGRLTANLSAYQIEQTNTLYSANAVDNPNLMQQIGREKAKGVEFDVTGNILSNWSLILTYSYNDAKITDAGTKATDQVLVNKQKPNAPKSQGSIWTKYTFTAEALKGLGIALGGNFVTTRNLSLNNTQTLPGYALLNGAVYYKIDKFQVQVNLNNLANKTHWVGGYDYLRLFPGAPRNFMATISYTF, from the coding sequence ATGAAAATATATCTATCTCTGGTCATACTCCTGCTATCTTTTACAAAACTATATGCCCAGACCGGGCGCATTTCCGGACGTGTTGTCAATGCTTCCGGAGCCGCAGAAGAATCTGTCAACATCATTCTGAAAGGTACTGGCAAAGGTACCCTGACTTCGGCCAATGGCGATTTTGAATTCAGTGCCCTGCCCGCTGGCACCTACCATTTACTGGGCACAGGAATTGGCATTAAACAGATTGAAAAGAAAATTTCTCTGCAAGACGGAGAGACCGTTACCCTGGAACTGACCAGCACCGAGGGTGTTCAGGAACTGCAGACAGTAGAAATTACCGGCCGTAAAGAAACCACCTATAAAAATGACCTGTCATTCATTGCCAGCAAAACGGCAACACCCATTAAAGATGTACCGCAGGCGATCAGCTACATTACCAAAGAAGTAATGCGCGACCAGGGTACTTTCCTGATGGGTGATGCTGTTAAAAACATGAGCGGCGTCAATCAATTCACCTTTTATGACGACCTTACCATACGTGGTTTCAGGATGAACGGGGGAAGCACCACACAGCTTGTGAACGGCCTGCGTACCTTTTCAGGTTTTTGGAAACAGCCGCCTGTAAATTACCTGGAAAGAGTTGAGGTCATTAAGGGAGCGGCATCAGCACTTTATGGAAATACTTCACCGGGAGGAACCATTAACCGGGTTACCAAAAAACCGTTGACAACCGCGCAAAAATCACTGACTTTTACCACAGGAAGCTTTAATACCCTGCGGACTCTCGCTGATTTCACCGGTCCCATGAATGAAAGTAAAACACTTCTGTACCGGCTCAATCTGGGCTATGTAAATGCGCAGGGTTTCCGGAATCTGCAATTTGATAAAAATATCATCGTAGCACCGTCAGTATCCTTCCTGCCCACCGAAAAAACCCGAATTAACTTTGACCTAGTATACAACCGGTCTAACAGCCGCCTCGACCGCGGGCAGTCGGTAAAAGGAAATGACCTTTATTCGAGCTCAATCAGTACTTCACTTAATGCAGTAAATGATTATCTGAATGAAGAGACCTACCTCATTACCACTTCGCTGAACCATCAGTTTACCCAGCATACCTCTTTCAACATTGCTTATCTTCGCACAGGTTATTCGGAGGATCTGCTGGAGCACCGCAGCAGTAATGTAAATGCGGTGGATTCTGCCGGGAAAGCTTTAGAGAATCTGGTGGCCCGGCAAGTGTTTATACGCAAGACCAAGTCATTTATGGATAATGTATCCCTCTTTTTTAATCATAATTTTAACACCGGAATAGCGGAACACAAGCTGGTAGCTGGTTATGACTACATTCAGTCATTCACGCCCAAAGGCTCAGGACAGCAAACCGCTAACGGATACCTGCTGAAAAGCGGAGGAGCCGCTGCCTACAATGCAAAAACGCCTGAAAGGTATCAGTTTTATAATTATACAGAAAACGGCGTAACATACAGTATCCCAAAGCCGAACATTCCTCATTATGACCTTACCCTCCAAAATAATAACATGGAAGATCCTTCCAAGTATATCTTCAATGTGACGGCAAACGCAGCTACTACACCCGTATTTTATAAACTTCATGGCTTATACCTGCAGGAGCAACTGAAAATCAATCGCCTGCAAATTCTGCTCGGACTTCGCCTGGATACTTATGTAGATAAAAAAGGATATACTACCAATACCGAAACCAATGTTACACAGCACGCCTTGCTGCCCCGCATCGGAGCCGTATATTCCCTCTCCAATCATATTAATATTTACGGAACTTATACAAAAGGGTATAATCCGCAGGACGCAACAGTGCAGAGTGATCCGCTTTCCGGCGGCCCTTTTGATCCGATACGCAGCAGCCTTGGTGAAGCAGGCCTTAAAACAGAATGGTTCGACGGCAGGCTTACTGCAAATTTATCAGCTTACCAGATTGAACAAACCAACACGCTCTACTCGGCCAACGCTGTGGACAACCCGAACCTGATGCAGCAGATAGGCAGAGAAAAGGCAAAAGGGGTGGAGTTTGATGTAACAGGAAACATCCTCTCAAATTGGAGTCTCATCCTGACTTACAGCTATAACGATGCAAAAATTACAGATGCAGGTACCAAAGCTACTGACCAGGTACTGGTAAACAAGCAAAAGCCCAATGCTCCTAAAAGCCAGGGAAGCATCTGGACCAAGTACACTTTCACCGCGGAAGCTCTTAAAGGCTTGGGCATAGCGCTGGGCGGAAACTTTGTTACCACCAGGAACCTCTCTTTGAATAATACCCAGACATTGCCCGGCTACGCGCTGCTCAACGGGGCGGTTTACTATAAAATTGACAAATTCCAGGTGCAGGTGAACCTGAACAATTTAGCCAATAAAACACATTGGGTTGGCGGATACGACTACCTGAGGTTGTTCCCCGGGGCTCCAAGAAACTTTATGGCCACCATATCCTATACTTTCTAG
- a CDS encoding 3-keto-disaccharide hydrolase, with amino-acid sequence MRRFFSGAVLVVAWSMIVTDLSAQSTVKVTSLFDGKTLAGWKTVNPADEKLWYVKDSTIMSGDGVNKIPANTYLYTTKSYSDFEFRCLFKLSGDASTGLINSGIQYRSVVEGDKMVGYQADIGTGYWGDIYDEHRRGKLVGGDLTTLSHVLKENGWNSYIIRCRGNRHELYINGVKTCDYTETDPKIPKKGVIAVQIHSGGVAQVAFRDLVITEF; translated from the coding sequence TTGAGACGGTTTTTCAGCGGGGCAGTGCTGGTCGTTGCATGGAGTATGATCGTTACTGATCTTTCCGCTCAGTCCACTGTGAAGGTTACTTCTCTTTTCGACGGAAAAACCCTGGCCGGATGGAAAACGGTCAATCCGGCGGACGAAAAATTATGGTATGTTAAGGACAGTACAATCATGAGCGGGGATGGGGTTAACAAGATTCCTGCCAATACGTACCTGTATACCACCAAGTCGTATTCGGATTTTGAATTCAGATGTCTGTTTAAATTATCAGGAGATGCCAGTACCGGCCTTATCAACAGCGGAATTCAGTACCGCTCTGTTGTGGAAGGAGATAAGATGGTAGGTTACCAGGCGGACATTGGTACGGGCTACTGGGGAGATATCTACGATGAACACCGCAGAGGAAAACTGGTGGGGGGCGACCTGACAACGCTTAGCCATGTACTGAAAGAAAATGGCTGGAACAGTTACATTATCCGTTGCCGGGGTAACCGCCACGAGCTTTATATCAATGGTGTGAAAACCTGCGATTATACCGAAACCGACCCTAAAATACCCAAAAAAGGGGTGATTGCGGTTCAGATACACAGTGGTGGCGTTGCCCAGGTGGCGTTTCGAGATCTTGTGATTACGGAATTTTAG
- a CDS encoding DUF7133 domain-containing protein, with the protein MKAIQFLAVLFFAGLFVTPVVAQENKSQSVRTKVNTPEQEQAGFKLAEGFVIELVASEKDSVVNPIDLTFDDAGRLWTQTARMYPLDPVADIEWDDLLRLMDDQEAQKKHPSFQRILSLYQGKTKGKDKILILSDLYGDEQVKTTVWADGLTIPMSILPYKNGAYVAQGSELFFLNDHNKDGKADQRTPLFTGFGFTDTHTMAHVLVRAPGGWINFSHGALNKGEVSSLKSNVKLKIDYSKIARFSLDGSKLELVNNGLNNIWGFQLRGNGQWYGSEANDLGYSVTPMEPGSGFPGIGNEHLRPYQPFVPALHDFRVGGTGISGTAFADDAARSFPKEYKDVAFLANPITSTINAVRIVRNADGTVRAQHLPDLLTSEDDWFRPVNMEFGPDGCLYIADWYNKIVSHNELPTTHPDRDKTHGRIWRIRHVSQKPREIPNFYEMGTQELAGHLKSPSLWEKRAVWHQITDRPLSETKRLAPEITAFAADESLDELTRIHALWCLEGMGHYDEQLMTSLLKSSSPDLKREAIRSLTSFSLSPSQLSAKVKDLIEDGNPQIRSQVIRTLTEAAAIDPSGIEVLLKACKPELPGNEMGGSYERRFERYLARKALEQYPSELLAYINAPNAGNIPVDHILWAIQALPAAQKEMTFLQFWPKSGITKLDESTFVGIAKMLGNKDIYEMVKPVVQDPGNASVYLNFALQNQSEVQSPELADILLPAVISLMKSGVQADVDLALDAVGRFNMEKGREAVIALINDETPDKTFKLALRALEINPKANQAIFAKAVENKDLSFDIRAESLNSLAKADPAMAQKALEKWIPGLDMTEKADLTRILSESGEGSRLLLNMYSKKLLTHQAFDLSAAERISDSNRKDPRGREMMAVVKKREEEKKKAFKWKLSRYMTIAQKNAGNPENGRLLFQTCLACHQVGGNGQTIAPALDGSASRENEALLTAILDPDAAVESGYSVYRITKKDGSSVEGYLVNKDARGSTLAFMGGGKMFIEAGAIKSQGFLGGRSFMLKGLIDNYSDKQVADLLSYIKTLK; encoded by the coding sequence ATGAAGGCCATCCAATTCCTTGCAGTACTGTTTTTTGCCGGTTTGTTTGTGACACCGGTTGTTGCCCAGGAAAATAAAAGTCAGTCCGTTCGTACAAAAGTAAACACACCGGAACAGGAGCAGGCCGGTTTCAAACTCGCAGAGGGCTTTGTGATTGAACTTGTTGCCAGTGAAAAAGATAGTGTTGTCAATCCCATTGATCTCACTTTTGATGACGCAGGCCGGCTCTGGACACAAACAGCCCGGATGTACCCGCTGGACCCCGTGGCTGATATTGAATGGGACGATTTGTTAAGGCTCATGGATGATCAGGAAGCCCAGAAAAAGCATCCCAGTTTCCAGCGTATCCTTTCTCTTTATCAGGGCAAAACGAAGGGGAAAGATAAAATTCTGATACTATCGGATCTTTATGGCGACGAGCAGGTGAAGACAACTGTCTGGGCTGATGGGCTCACAATCCCCATGAGTATTTTGCCCTATAAAAACGGAGCGTATGTAGCGCAGGGTTCAGAGCTTTTTTTTCTGAATGATCACAACAAAGACGGAAAGGCGGATCAGCGTACACCATTGTTTACCGGCTTTGGCTTTACAGATACCCATACCATGGCCCATGTGCTGGTGAGAGCGCCTGGAGGATGGATCAATTTCAGCCACGGAGCGCTTAACAAGGGAGAAGTTTCTTCTCTTAAAAGCAACGTAAAACTAAAAATCGATTACAGTAAAATCGCGCGTTTTTCACTGGATGGCAGCAAACTGGAACTGGTGAACAACGGACTGAACAATATATGGGGATTTCAGCTGCGTGGTAACGGACAATGGTATGGCTCCGAAGCCAATGATCTGGGATACTCCGTGACGCCAATGGAGCCAGGGTCGGGATTCCCGGGAATCGGAAATGAACATCTGAGGCCATATCAGCCCTTTGTGCCTGCTCTGCACGACTTCCGTGTGGGCGGCACCGGTATATCAGGAACCGCCTTTGCTGATGATGCTGCAAGATCTTTTCCAAAGGAATACAAGGATGTAGCGTTTCTGGCCAACCCGATAACCAGTACCATCAACGCCGTCAGAATTGTGCGTAATGCAGACGGAACGGTAAGGGCACAGCATTTGCCAGACCTGCTGACTTCTGAGGATGACTGGTTCAGGCCGGTTAATATGGAATTTGGCCCGGATGGCTGTTTATACATCGCAGATTGGTATAATAAAATTGTTTCTCATAACGAGCTGCCGACTACCCATCCCGACCGGGATAAGACTCACGGGCGTATCTGGCGTATCCGGCATGTTAGTCAGAAACCACGCGAAATTCCGAATTTTTATGAAATGGGAACCCAGGAGCTGGCAGGCCATCTCAAGTCTCCCTCCCTTTGGGAAAAACGGGCCGTATGGCACCAGATCACTGATCGCCCGCTCTCGGAAACCAAAAGGCTTGCTCCTGAAATTACAGCCTTTGCAGCCGACGAATCCCTGGATGAGCTGACGCGGATTCATGCCTTGTGGTGCCTGGAGGGTATGGGTCATTATGATGAACAACTGATGACGTCACTTCTGAAATCATCGTCGCCGGATCTGAAACGGGAGGCGATTCGTTCACTGACGAGCTTTTCATTAAGTCCTTCACAGTTATCTGCAAAGGTGAAAGACCTGATCGAGGATGGTAATCCGCAAATCCGTTCACAGGTGATCCGGACATTAACCGAGGCGGCGGCAATAGACCCAAGCGGCATTGAAGTACTGTTGAAGGCCTGCAAGCCGGAACTGCCAGGCAACGAAATGGGCGGATCCTACGAAAGAAGATTTGAACGATACCTTGCACGCAAAGCGCTGGAACAGTATCCTTCTGAACTTCTGGCCTATATCAATGCGCCCAACGCGGGGAATATTCCTGTTGATCATATTTTATGGGCTATACAAGCTTTGCCCGCTGCACAGAAGGAAATGACGTTTCTGCAATTCTGGCCCAAGTCCGGTATCACCAAACTGGACGAGTCTACTTTTGTAGGAATCGCTAAAATGCTTGGTAATAAGGATATATATGAAATGGTGAAACCTGTTGTTCAGGATCCTGGTAACGCTTCCGTCTATTTGAATTTTGCTTTGCAAAATCAATCGGAAGTTCAGTCGCCAGAGCTTGCGGACATCCTGCTTCCTGCTGTGATTTCGCTCATGAAAAGCGGCGTTCAGGCTGATGTTGACCTGGCACTGGATGCCGTCGGACGCTTTAACATGGAAAAGGGAAGAGAGGCGGTCATCGCGTTAATTAACGATGAAACACCCGACAAAACCTTCAAACTTGCTTTGCGGGCCCTGGAAATTAACCCGAAGGCAAATCAGGCCATATTTGCAAAGGCAGTTGAGAATAAAGATCTGAGCTTTGATATCCGTGCAGAATCACTTAACAGCCTGGCAAAAGCAGACCCCGCAATGGCTCAAAAGGCCCTGGAAAAATGGATTCCTGGCCTTGATATGACGGAGAAGGCTGATCTCACCCGGATTCTTTCGGAGTCAGGAGAAGGTTCCAGATTACTGTTAAACATGTATAGCAAAAAATTACTCACCCATCAGGCTTTTGATCTGTCGGCTGCTGAACGTATATCCGACTCGAACAGAAAGGATCCCCGCGGACGGGAAATGATGGCCGTGGTTAAAAAACGCGAGGAGGAAAAGAAAAAGGCTTTCAAGTGGAAGCTCAGCAGATATATGACCATTGCACAGAAAAATGCTGGAAATCCGGAGAACGGCAGGCTACTGTTTCAGACCTGTCTGGCTTGTCACCAGGTAGGAGGTAATGGGCAAACGATTGCACCAGCACTGGACGGTTCTGCCTCCCGTGAAAATGAAGCACTTCTTACCGCTATCCTTGATCCGGATGCGGCTGTTGAATCCGGGTATTCGGTATACAGGATCACCAAAAAGGATGGCAGCAGCGTGGAGGGGTATCTGGTCAATAAGGATGCCCGGGGCAGCACCCTGGCTTTTATGGGTGGCGGGAAAATGTTCATAGAAGCCGGAGCTATCAAAAGTCAGGGATTTTTGGGAGGCCGTTCGTTTATGTTAAAAGGGCTGATCGATAACTATTCCGACAAGCAGGTGGCCGATTTGCTTTCCTATATCAAGACTTTAAAATAA